The Pseudanabaena sp. FACHB-2040 genome segment GCGGGGTTGCTTCGCCGGTTTCCCAGCGCACATAAGTACGCAGCGGAATCCCACATCGGCGGGATAGTTCCTCTTGAGTCAGCCCTAGACGATCTCTCAATTGTTTAAGAGGGGATGCTTGCG includes the following:
- a CDS encoding helix-turn-helix transcriptional regulator; translated protein: MRDRLGLTQEELSRRCGIPLRTYVRWETGEATPRPTIPQIKALCRELKIPIEELPDEFGPLKA